The proteins below come from a single Chryseobacterium sp. MA9 genomic window:
- the greA gene encoding transcription elongation factor GreA yields the protein MASYVTKEGLEKMKAELEQLETVERPKITQQIAEARDKGDLSENAEYDAAKEAQGMLEMRISKLKDVISTSKIIDESQLDTSKVSILTTVKLKNNATKQEQVFTLVPDNESDLKTGRISVNTPIAKGLLGKAIGETAEITLPNGNKLSFEVLDISL from the coding sequence ATGGCAAGCTATGTAACTAAGGAGGGCCTAGAGAAAATGAAAGCTGAGCTGGAACAGTTGGAAACTGTAGAGAGACCAAAAATCACTCAGCAGATCGCGGAAGCAAGAGACAAAGGTGATTTGTCAGAAAATGCAGAATACGATGCGGCTAAAGAGGCTCAAGGGATGCTTGAAATGAGAATTTCCAAGCTGAAAGACGTTATCTCTACTTCTAAAATTATAGACGAAAGCCAATTAGATACTTCAAAAGTTTCCATCTTAACAACAGTGAAACTTAAAAATAATGCTACGAAGCAAGAGCAGGTATTTACATTGGTACCGGATAACGAAAGTGACCTGAAGACAGGAAGGATTTCTGTAAACACTCCTATCGCAAAAGGTCTGTTGGGGAAAGCTATTGGCGAAACTGCCGAAATTACTTTACCGAACGGAAACAAACTGTCTTTTGAGGTATTAGACATTTCTTTATAG
- a CDS encoding HIT family protein, which translates to MSTIFTKIINGEIPSYKIAENENFIAFLDAMPLVKGHTLVVPKKEVDLIFDLESEEYKNLWGFAQEVAKKIKTAIPCVRVGVAVVGLEVPHAHIHLIPLNKMEDMNFRNERLKLTNEEYTEIQNSIINS; encoded by the coding sequence ATGAGCACTATATTCACAAAGATCATCAATGGCGAGATTCCCTCTTATAAGATTGCAGAAAATGAAAACTTTATTGCATTCTTAGACGCAATGCCTTTGGTGAAAGGACATACTTTAGTAGTTCCGAAAAAAGAAGTGGATTTGATTTTTGATCTTGAAAGTGAAGAATACAAAAACCTTTGGGGATTTGCCCAAGAGGTAGCCAAGAAGATCAAAACTGCAATTCCATGTGTAAGAGTAGGAGTAGCGGTGGTAGGACTTGAAGTTCCTCATGCACACATCCATCTGATTCCTTTAAACAAGATGGAAGACATGAATTTTAGAAATGAAAGATTAAAATTAACGAACGAAGAATATACAGAGATTCAAAACTCAATTATTAATTCTTAA